The DNA window CAGTGAGCCGGTAATCACTCCCCGAGTGATTACTACCGGAGTGATGTAGGGGCGCTGCCGCTCAGTGGCGAGCCAGTACGGCGAGCACTTCGACGTGGGCCGTCGTCGGGAACAGGTCGAAACCTCGAATCGCGTCCAGTTGGTAGCCCGCGTCCACGAATCGGCGCAGGTCCCGTGCAAAGGTCGCCACATCACACGACACGACCACCACGCGATCGGCGCCGAGCGCGAGCGCCCCGGCCATCGCCTCGCGTGACATCCCGGTGCGCGGCGGATCGAGAATGAGCGTGCCCGGGCGTGTCTGCCGCCTCTCTTCGAGGAAACGCTCGACCGCGGTGTGACGCACGACGATGGAACGGCTGTAGGGCTGCGCGTTGACCTTCAGGTCGTCCGCTGAGGCCGGATGTCCTTCAACCGCGGTGACCTCGTGGCGCCCCGTCGCCGCCAGGCACACGCCGAACAGGCCAACACCGGCGTAAAGGTCGACCACCGGGCCGGGCTGGCAGGCAGTCATGACGGCCGCAACCAGATCGTCCAGTAAGAACCGGTTGCCCTGGAAGAACGCCCGCACATGCCGGCGGAGCCGGACCGGTGTGACGGTGGCGCCGGGAATCTGAACATCGTCCTCGACAAACGGGCTGCCGCAGACCCGGCGATCCTCAAGCATCGCCGGGTGAGACCATGACAGGCCGGTGACGCCGGGCGCGGGCCCGAGCTCCCCTGGGAAACCAAGCCGCGCGTCAGGCGCCAGATCGATGTGCACGGCGCGCCTGTCGCCGCTGCGGTTCTCAGAGACATCGAGGTCGGCGTTCCCGGTCAATCCGGCCTCGCTGATCATGCCGGCCAGCGCGTCAAGCGCCAGCGCCGTCTCGGGAAGCAGTTGCCCGGATTCCCGAACGTCGCAGATGCGATGCGTGTGCTCCAGAAAGAACCCGATGCGCCCGTCGCGCACGTGCACGCGGGCCCGCATGCGGTAGCCGCACTCGGGAGAGGGCGTCACGCCGATCAGGCCGGGCGGCTCCATCCGCGCAAGCCGCTTGAGCGCGTCGCGGATGATCTCGCCCTTCAGGCGCGTCTGCTCCGAATACTCGATGTGCGCGTAGACGCTTCCCCCGCAGCCCGGATTGCCGATTGGCGTTCGTCGAGCGGAATGCGGCTCGAGGACGTCTTCGACCACGGCATACGCCAGCGATCGCTCCACGCGCTCGATGCGCGCCCGGGCGGTCTCGCCAGGGATGGCGCCAGCCACCAGCAGCACCATGCCGTCGTGACGCGCAATCATGCGGCCGCCGGCTGCCGGCTTTTCCGGCGTGAGTGTCACAATATCTCCGGCCTGAAGTCTCTCAGCCACGTCAGTCAATCGTGAGCACAGGCAGCGCGAGGCGTTCGCGGACGATCCGTTCGACGCAGCGCTGATGCGCCGCCCCGTAGGCTTCGGAGGTCATGCGGCTGCGAAACGGTTCAAGCTCGCCATCGGCCTCCCGCGCGACGTCGGCGGCGATCGTGTCACCAATGGTTGCGCGCGCGACGTCGATCAGTCTGGCGTCGAGTGCCGCCAGTTCCGCCACGACGGCATCGCGAGCCGAGCCTCTGGCATGGCGCGCTGACGGGTGGAGTGCGTCCAGCCGACCGACGACGTCGTCGAGCGCGGCGTCCCAATCCGACCAGGGGGACGGGCCGGTTCGAAGCGCCGTCAGCCGAACGATCACGCGATCAATGTGTGTCGAGAGGGCCTGCCGGCGTCGCGGCGCTGCCTCCAGATCGACTTCGCCTTCCTCGCCGCCCTCGCCGACGACCGTGGCCCGCACACCAACGGCTCGTCGCCACGCGTCAAACGCGTCGAGGACGTCGGCTTCGCAGAACTCGATCCGGACGGGACGCCGCCGCGGTCCCTTGGCGTTGACGCGCTCGAGGTGGCGGTCGATGCCCTGAAAGGCAACCTTGAGCGGCACACCCATCGCGGCCCATCCGCGCACGGTGTCGAAGGCCGGACCGGAGATGCGCACCAGATGGCCTTCGTTGCGGCGACAGAGATGAGCTTCGAGCTCCCGGCAATATTCATCGACATCCATTGGATCGCCCGCCAAGCCTCGGTCGTCTGTCGTTTCTCGCCCGGGCACGGCATGCCGTGCCCCCGACGCCTTTATTCTGACTTCTTCTTGCTTCTCACTTCTTTCTGATTCGCGTCCTACTGATTTCGTTCCCACACCATTCGCAGCCCGGTGAGCGTGAGATCCCGATCGACTGCCTCAATCGCAGCGGTTTCCGGAGCGATGACGTCGGCCAGGCCCCCAGTGGCCAGACAGAAGGCCTTCCCGCCGATCTCCGCGCGTATCCGGTGCACGAGCCCTTCGACCATGCCGACATATCCGAAGAACAACCCCGACTGCATCGACGTCACGGTGGTCTTTCCCACCACCTGCCGGGGTTTGCGCACATCAATGCGTGGCAGTCTCGCCGCCCGCTGGAAGAGGGCGTCGGCGGATATCTGGATGCCGGGACAGATGACGCCGCCCAGATACTCGCCGGCGGTGGACACGGTGTCAAACGTCGTCGCCGTCCCGAAGTCCACGACGATCAGCGGGATTCTGCGTGACCGGCCGTACATCTCGTACGCCGCGATGCTGTTGACGATGCGGTCGGCTCCGACTTCGGCCGGATTGTCGTACAACACCGGCATGCCGGTGCTGACGCCAGGCTCGAGATTGAGCGGCCGCATGCCGAGATAGCGCTCGGACATCTCGATCACGCTGGCCGTCAGCGGCGGCACGACCGACGCCATCACGACGCCGTCGACGGCCGCGGGCCTGATCCCGGCCCGCTCGAGCAGCTCGCTCACCAGCAACCCCATCTCGTCGGCCGTCCGCTCGCGCATCGTGGCGAGCCGCCAGCTGTGTCCAAGCGTCTGGCCCTCGAACACGCCGAGCACGATGTTGGTGTTTCCGATGTCAATCGCCAGCAACATACAGCACTCCTATAACCAGGTGATCTCGCCGGCGGTGGCCCGCTCGATCGTGCCCGCCACGTTGATGAGCAGCGCGCCGCCGTCGTCGACTCCCGCTGTCAGGCCACGCCGCACGCCCTCACCGGTCTGCCATTCCACCGGCGAGCCGTCGGCCGACGGAGCCAGCTGACGCCACCGATCGATGACCGCGGAGGTTCTGTTCCCGGCCATCGCCGCGCGAACTCGTGACAGCTGGACAAGCGATCTCGCCAGCAGCGCTCCCCG is part of the Acidobacteriota bacterium genome and encodes:
- a CDS encoding type III pantothenate kinase, whose amino-acid sequence is MLLAIDIGNTNIVLGVFEGQTLGHSWRLATMRERTADEMGLLVSELLERAGIRPAAVDGVVMASVVPPLTASVIEMSERYLGMRPLNLEPGVSTGMPVLYDNPAEVGADRIVNSIAAYEMYGRSRRIPLIVVDFGTATTFDTVSTAGEYLGGVICPGIQISADALFQRAARLPRIDVRKPRQVVGKTTVTSMQSGLFFGYVGMVEGLVHRIRAEIGGKAFCLATGGLADVIAPETAAIEAVDRDLTLTGLRMVWERNQ